The Flammeovirgaceae bacterium genome contains a region encoding:
- a CDS encoding DsrE family protein has product MKYLALLLVLTGLSGAASGQANPQVLLHLQTGDTLVYKALVNQIVNLKKEIPQAAVKIVCHGPGMGFLLKSQSEYAERIHHARLREVAFIGCEFTMKQRQIKPEQLVPYATTVPYGLVEIVKLQQAGWLYIKTGF; this is encoded by the coding sequence ATGAAATACCTGGCATTGTTACTTGTGTTAACCGGTTTATCAGGTGCTGCTTCAGGTCAAGCAAATCCACAGGTGTTGTTACACCTGCAAACCGGTGACACCCTGGTTTACAAAGCACTTGTTAATCAGATTGTAAACCTTAAAAAAGAAATTCCACAGGCTGCAGTAAAAATAGTATGCCATGGTCCGGGAATGGGTTTTCTGTTAAAAAGTCAATCAGAATATGCGGAAAGAATTCACCATGCACGGCTTAGAGAAGTAGCTTTTATAGGCTGTGAGTTTACCATGAAGCAACGACAAATAAAACCCGAACAATTGGTGCCGTATGCCACTACGGTACCGTATGGGTTGGTTGAAATTGTAAAGTTGCAACAGGCCGGCTGGCTTTACATTAAAACAGGCTTTTAA
- a CDS encoding outer membrane porin, OprD family produces MKRILIYWFSVTAIVGSIKAQHQDPSWSVRRAIINQQCIQADSLCNVLHKMGTFEGHLRTFFMGTVNHEDYPDYYALAMGGGLAYFSPVIKNFQVGMSGFIIYNMASSHLGPQPPYTNRYELGLFDINNPDNHDDLDRLEDLYLRYYISQENHSYFQVGKFHLKTPLINLQDGRMRPNLQQGIWGEWNEFKKIKLSGGWLWRTSPRSTIRWFDIGESLGVYPGGRATNGLKSAYAGNVKSDGIAIANVTLLPVKGLEVQAWNYRVTNVFNTSLLKAEYKTRKNNKQWFVGMQYLTQHSLYSDTVALEKQYTPADEKAHALSARVGTTQVTRGDSWDLNYTRITAHGRFLFPREWGVEPFYTFMFRERVEGAGDVHAIMLQNQRPLGKGKNLSLQTQGGVYWMPSVSNAVLNKYTMPGFYHINVRARYKFKGFMHGLQGDIMYSYKGNLDRNVEVSPATYHNKVDAHLLSVVLDYYF; encoded by the coding sequence ATGAAGAGGATTTTAATTTATTGGTTTTCAGTTACAGCCATAGTGGGCAGTATAAAAGCCCAACACCAGGATCCAAGTTGGTCAGTTAGGCGTGCTATTATTAATCAGCAATGCATACAGGCTGACAGTTTATGCAATGTGCTTCATAAAATGGGTACATTCGAAGGCCACCTGCGTACTTTCTTTATGGGTACAGTTAACCATGAGGACTATCCTGATTATTATGCCTTGGCGATGGGTGGGGGACTGGCTTACTTCTCTCCGGTTATAAAAAACTTTCAGGTGGGCATGTCGGGGTTTATTATCTACAATATGGCATCTTCTCACCTGGGGCCACAACCACCATATACTAACCGATATGAACTGGGCTTATTTGATATCAACAATCCGGATAACCACGATGATTTGGATCGGCTGGAAGACCTTTACCTGAGGTATTACATCTCGCAAGAGAATCACTCGTATTTTCAGGTAGGGAAATTTCATTTAAAAACCCCGCTCATCAACCTGCAAGATGGCCGCATGCGGCCTAATCTTCAGCAAGGAATATGGGGTGAATGGAATGAGTTTAAAAAGATAAAACTAAGCGGAGGCTGGTTGTGGAGAACATCACCGCGTAGTACAATACGGTGGTTTGACATTGGCGAATCGTTGGGCGTATATCCGGGCGGAAGAGCTACCAACGGATTAAAGTCTGCCTATGCCGGTAATGTAAAATCCGATGGTATTGCCATCGCCAATGTTACACTTCTGCCTGTAAAAGGACTGGAAGTTCAAGCCTGGAACTACCGGGTAACAAACGTATTCAATACCTCTCTGTTAAAGGCTGAATACAAAACAAGGAAAAACAACAAGCAGTGGTTTGTGGGTATGCAATACCTTACGCAGCACTCGCTGTATTCCGATACAGTGGCACTTGAAAAGCAATACACACCAGCCGATGAAAAAGCGCATGCGTTAAGTGCCCGGGTAGGCACTACCCAAGTAACACGTGGCGATAGTTGGGATTTGAACTACACACGCATTACGGCTCATGGCCGCTTTCTCTTCCCGCGCGAGTGGGGAGTTGAACCCTTTTATACCTTTATGTTTCGTGAACGGGTAGAGGGTGCTGGCGATGTGCATGCTATTATGCTGCAGAATCAACGCCCACTTGGTAAAGGAAAAAACCTTTCGCTGCAAACGCAGGGTGGCGTGTATTGGATGCCCTCGGTATCAAACGCAGTTTTGAACAAATACACAATGCCAGGTTTTTATCACATCAATGTGAGGGCGCGGTACAAATTTAAGGGGTTTATGCACGGCTTACAGGGTGATATCATGTATTCGTACAAAGGTAATCTGGATCGAAATGTAGAAGTAAGCCCGGCTACTTATCATAACAAAGTTGATGCCCACCTGCTTTCTGTTGTGCTGGATTATTATTTTTAA
- a CDS encoding c-type cytochrome produces MEEELIHHRFLKIVQALVALVVLLVAAITGIIGVIVIGPTKLMAFLAPSKMTETVVEPVAGVWMPPAENTIPAGEAGEKIKYGRELISRTAEYLGPNGSVMAVSNGMNCQNCHLDAGTRPFGNNYSAVASTYPKFRARSGTEETIEKRVNDCFERSLNGQPLADDSREMQAIVAYIKWLGKDVPKGESPKGSGLVELSFLETPADPVKGKILYDEKCTVCHGKNGGGIRNTEAKSWTYPPLWGEHSYNNGAGLYRLSRFAGYIKANMPLGATYEEPQLTDEEAWHIAAYVNSMPRPKKDITHDWPDISTKPVDHPFGPFADGFNEQQHKFGPFKPIMEKRKEQSKGKAK; encoded by the coding sequence ATGGAAGAAGAGCTTATCCATCATCGCTTTTTAAAAATAGTACAAGCCCTTGTTGCATTGGTGGTATTACTGGTGGCTGCAATAACCGGTATAATCGGTGTAATAGTGATTGGTCCCACCAAATTGATGGCATTTCTGGCGCCCTCCAAAATGACTGAAACCGTGGTTGAACCGGTTGCGGGTGTGTGGATGCCACCGGCAGAGAATACCATACCAGCGGGTGAAGCAGGTGAAAAAATAAAGTATGGTCGAGAACTGATAAGCCGTACGGCCGAATATCTCGGTCCCAACGGTTCAGTAATGGCTGTAAGCAATGGCATGAATTGCCAGAATTGCCATTTAGATGCCGGCACCAGGCCTTTTGGCAATAACTACAGTGCGGTGGCTTCCACCTATCCGAAATTCCGGGCGCGTTCGGGCACTGAAGAAACCATTGAGAAGCGCGTAAATGATTGCTTCGAACGTAGTTTGAATGGTCAACCACTGGCTGATGATTCACGCGAAATGCAGGCAATTGTTGCCTACATCAAATGGCTGGGTAAAGATGTACCAAAAGGAGAAAGTCCGAAGGGCTCAGGCTTGGTTGAGTTATCATTTTTGGAAACCCCGGCCGATCCTGTTAAAGGAAAAATTCTTTACGATGAAAAGTGTACAGTGTGTCATGGAAAAAATGGTGGGGGTATAAGGAACACGGAGGCCAAGTCGTGGACGTATCCTCCGCTGTGGGGCGAGCATAGTTACAACAATGGGGCCGGTTTGTACCGGCTATCGCGATTTGCCGGTTACATAAAAGCAAATATGCCGCTGGGGGCAACTTATGAAGAACCACAACTAACCGATGAAGAGGCGTGGCATATTGCGGCATATGTAAACTCCATGCCCCGGCCTAAAAAAGATATCACTCACGACTGGCCCGATATATCAACGAAACCCGTTGACCACCCATTCGGGCCTTTCGCGGATGGATTTAATGAACAGCAACACAAATTCGGCCCCTTTAAACCGATAATGGAGAAAAGAAAAGAACAGAGTAAGGGAAAGGCAAAATGA
- a CDS encoding YeeE/YedE family protein has protein sequence MQASNQDLKSTPLVVEHPVECEAPNDQVAKESLIGSNIKYAVVGVLFGIVFVKAEIISWYRIQEMFRLHSFHMYGVIGTAVVVGMISVWAIKKFKIKTMQKETVVFHDKQFHWGNVIGAGMFGLGWAITGACPGPLFAQIGSGFLVVVVTLISAIAGTWVYGLLRERLPH, from the coding sequence ATGCAAGCATCAAATCAAGATTTAAAATCAACACCCCTAGTGGTAGAACATCCGGTAGAGTGTGAAGCTCCCAATGATCAGGTGGCAAAGGAATCGCTCATAGGTTCCAACATCAAATATGCAGTGGTGGGTGTGTTGTTTGGCATCGTGTTCGTCAAAGCTGAGATTATCTCATGGTACCGCATTCAGGAGATGTTCCGCTTGCACTCATTCCACATGTACGGTGTTATCGGTACGGCTGTTGTGGTGGGCATGATTTCAGTGTGGGCAATAAAAAAATTTAAGATAAAAACCATGCAAAAGGAAACCGTTGTGTTTCATGACAAGCAGTTTCACTGGGGTAATGTAATTGGTGCGGGTATGTTCGGGTTAGGCTGGGCTATTACCGGGGCGTGTCCCGGCCCTTTGTTTGCGCAAATCGGCAGCGGCTTTCTGGTTGTTGTGGTAACACTTATCAGTGCCATTGCCGGTACGTGGGTGTACGGTTTGCTCCGTGAAAGACTGCCTCATTAA
- a CDS encoding YeeE/YedE family protein produces the protein MIEIIQKPWPWYVAGALIGLTVPALLLLGNKHFGISSSLRHICAACVPAKIPFFQYDWKKEVWNLFFVGGVLLGGFVAMQFLSNPEPIVVAEQTIQELQALNIATDNELMPASLFSFESLFSLKGLVFFVVGGFLVGFGTRYAGGCTSGHAIMGLSTLQWPSLVATCCFMAGGFAMVHLVFPWLLRVL, from the coding sequence ATGATTGAAATCATACAAAAGCCATGGCCCTGGTATGTTGCCGGGGCCCTAATTGGTTTAACAGTGCCGGCTTTGCTGCTCCTGGGCAACAAGCATTTTGGCATTTCGTCATCACTCCGGCATATCTGTGCGGCTTGTGTACCTGCCAAAATTCCATTCTTCCAATACGATTGGAAAAAGGAAGTCTGGAACCTCTTTTTTGTTGGAGGAGTATTGCTGGGGGGCTTTGTAGCCATGCAGTTTCTAAGTAATCCTGAACCGATTGTGGTGGCTGAACAAACTATACAAGAATTGCAAGCGCTCAACATCGCTACCGATAATGAATTGATGCCTGCTTCACTCTTCAGCTTTGAATCACTTTTTAGTTTAAAGGGGTTGGTATTTTTTGTTGTGGGTGGCTTTTTGGTTGGCTTCGGTACACGTTATGCCGGAGGTTGCACTTCCGGCCATGCCATCATGGGCCTGTCAACCTTACAATGGCCTTCGTTAGTGGCAACCTGCTGTTTTATGGCAGGAGGTTTTGCTATGGTTCATTTGGTTTTCCCCTGGTTGTTACGCGTACTTTAA
- a CDS encoding sulfite exporter TauE/SafE family protein yields MEIIGFAASIVMGLSLGLIGGGGSILTVPILVYLFGVDPVLATAYSLFVVGLTSLVGSFSHFKSGNVDLKTALVFGVPSIVAVYATRKFIVPVIPDTLFTMGSFTMTKPLFLMVLFAVLMLLASVSMIRKSAGLKRKEGEQKYNFPLIFAEGILVGGVTGLVGAGGGFLIIPALVLLAGLPMKQAVGTSLLIIALKSLIGFTGDLESGQPIDYGFMLLFSGFAIAGILLGSYLQRFIPNEKLKPGFGWFVLVMGVYILAKELLA; encoded by the coding sequence ATGGAAATAATTGGATTTGCAGCTTCTATTGTTATGGGATTATCGTTAGGATTGATTGGCGGAGGGGGTTCCATTCTTACCGTACCTATCCTGGTATATTTATTTGGGGTTGATCCGGTTTTAGCCACTGCGTATTCACTTTTTGTGGTTGGTCTTACCAGCCTGGTTGGTTCGTTCAGTCATTTTAAAAGCGGAAATGTTGATTTAAAAACAGCCTTGGTTTTTGGTGTGCCTTCTATTGTGGCGGTATATGCTACCCGGAAGTTTATAGTACCCGTTATACCCGATACGCTTTTTACGATGGGTTCATTTACCATGACTAAGCCACTTTTTTTAATGGTGTTATTTGCTGTGCTCATGCTTCTGGCATCCGTTTCAATGATTCGAAAATCCGCAGGGCTTAAAAGGAAGGAAGGTGAGCAAAAGTATAATTTCCCATTAATTTTTGCTGAAGGAATATTGGTGGGTGGTGTAACCGGCCTGGTAGGCGCAGGTGGAGGCTTTTTAATTATTCCAGCCCTTGTGTTGCTTGCCGGTCTGCCTATGAAGCAAGCTGTAGGAACCTCATTGTTAATTATCGCACTAAAATCACTTATTGGTTTTACGGGCGATTTGGAGTCCGGTCAGCCGATTGATTACGGCTTTATGTTGTTATTCTCCGGATTTGCTATTGCGGGCATTCTGCTGGGCAGTTACCTCCAGCGCTTTATCCCTAACGAGAAACTGAAACCCGGTTTTGGCTGGTTTGTTCTGGTAATGGGCGTATACATTCTTGCCAAGGAATTGCTTGCCTGA
- a CDS encoding PAS domain-containing sensor histidine kinase, with translation MSEITRPRKVIISSRQQDGVKEVMEPDVLQDIFTSIIEDAEANILLVDEQFKILTLNPGFYWIFYESYGIDLRPGVSMIDSMELVNPRLAQVWRERCVNATTGVPYKIEETYELDGKQFQWEIYYKRINYQNRFLISVFSRDITLRKNYYKRILENEANLRSIFNTLENSIWLINTNFELIDFNRQFYRYFKQVKGVRPVKGKNVIDLIPERLASRKAVWRERYAAGLQGKPGKYFDTCTLADELKTFEIKTYPIKDENNVCGLTVYMRDITQQKKTEDILKTQNEELHRINSELDRFVYSASHDLRAPLMSVKGLVNVLRLDNDPESTQKYLDLIEQSVNRLDNFISDIIHHSRNSRMDILVKEINFDELLSESIASLKYMEGADRVASFRDIRITAPFYSDPSRLLIIFNNIIANAVRYRDARKSHSYIKIQIQASAENAIIRFSDNGIGIAKEYQGNLFKMFFRASADSKGSGLGLYIVKSVVEKLGGSIHVHSELGHGTTFEVLLPNKINTTVNLN, from the coding sequence ATGTCTGAAATAACCCGCCCCCGAAAGGTGATTATCAGTAGCAGGCAGCAGGATGGTGTTAAGGAGGTGATGGAACCCGATGTATTGCAAGATATTTTTACCAGCATTATTGAAGATGCTGAAGCCAACATTCTGCTGGTTGATGAGCAATTTAAAATCTTAACCCTAAACCCCGGGTTTTACTGGATTTTTTATGAATCCTATGGAATTGACCTGCGGCCGGGAGTTTCCATGATTGATTCCATGGAACTGGTAAACCCCAGACTTGCTCAGGTGTGGCGAGAAAGGTGCGTGAATGCTACAACAGGTGTACCTTACAAAATTGAAGAAACCTATGAACTGGACGGCAAGCAATTTCAGTGGGAGATTTACTATAAACGAATCAATTATCAGAATCGATTTCTAATCTCCGTTTTCAGCCGGGACATTACACTACGCAAAAATTACTACAAAAGAATACTGGAAAACGAAGCTAACCTTCGATCTATTTTCAACACCCTTGAAAACAGCATATGGTTAATTAATACAAACTTTGAGCTGATTGACTTTAATCGACAGTTTTACCGCTATTTTAAACAGGTTAAAGGTGTGCGGCCCGTAAAGGGTAAAAACGTAATTGACCTAATACCCGAACGCCTGGCATCCCGGAAAGCCGTCTGGCGAGAACGTTATGCAGCCGGTTTACAAGGTAAGCCCGGCAAATATTTCGATACCTGCACGCTGGCCGATGAATTAAAAACATTCGAAATCAAAACCTATCCGATTAAAGACGAAAACAACGTGTGCGGGCTTACTGTTTACATGCGCGATATTACCCAGCAAAAGAAAACAGAAGATATACTGAAAACTCAAAACGAAGAACTCCACCGGATTAACAGTGAACTTGACCGGTTTGTGTACAGCGCCTCGCACGACTTACGCGCACCACTGATGTCGGTTAAGGGATTGGTAAATGTTTTACGACTTGACAACGACCCCGAGAGCACCCAAAAATATCTCGACCTGATTGAACAAAGTGTAAACCGGTTGGATAACTTCATCTCCGACATTATTCACCATTCGCGCAACTCCCGCATGGACATCCTGGTGAAAGAAATCAACTTCGATGAACTGCTGTCGGAATCCATCGCCTCTTTAAAATATATGGAGGGCGCAGACCGGGTAGCCAGTTTCCGCGACATCCGGATAACCGCACCCTTCTACTCTGATCCAAGCCGGTTACTCATCATCTTTAACAACATTATTGCCAATGCCGTGCGTTACCGCGATGCACGAAAAAGCCACTCATACATTAAAATTCAAATTCAGGCATCGGCCGAAAACGCCATCATACGCTTTTCTGATAATGGTATAGGCATTGCCAAAGAATATCAGGGCAACCTGTTTAAAATGTTCTTTCGGGCATCGGCCGACAGCAAAGGTTCCGGTCTCGGATTGTACATTGTAAAATCGGTGGTTGAAAAACTGGGCGGCAGCATCCATGTGCACTCAGAATTGGGCCACGGCACCACCTTTGAAGTTTTACTTCCTAACAAAATCAACACAACGGTTAATCTGAACTGA
- a CDS encoding aspartate aminotransferase family protein, whose protein sequence is MDFSPETFLNQLAQTTESPYLISVERAEGVYLYAPDGKRYTDLISGIGVTNIGHRHPKVVDAIKQQLDKHLHVMVFGEYIQDAPNKLAKKLTSLLPPTLNCCYFVNSGTEANEGALKLAKRFTGRTEIISCYKSYHGSTHGSLSVSGNEQKKYAFRPLLPDIRFIRFNETDDLNMITERTACVIIETIQGDAGVRIPSKTYLKALREKCSGTGTLLIMDEIQCGMGRTGTLFAFEQFGVTPDILTIGKAFGGGLPIGAFISDKRIMHTLTHNPPLGHITTFGGNPVCCASALATLEVIEEENLLAGVERKGKLFEELLVHPSIKEIRRIGLMFAIDFDSPERVNRIVHLAKEKGIICYWFLSHPHSFRIAPPLTITEEQIRESCTILLECIEQA, encoded by the coding sequence ATGGATTTCAGTCCTGAAACCTTTCTGAACCAACTGGCCCAGACCACCGAATCGCCCTACCTGATCTCGGTTGAACGTGCCGAAGGAGTTTACCTCTATGCTCCGGATGGTAAACGATACACCGACCTGATTTCGGGTATCGGGGTAACTAACATAGGCCACCGTCATCCAAAAGTTGTTGACGCCATTAAACAGCAACTGGATAAACACCTTCACGTAATGGTGTTTGGCGAATACATTCAGGACGCACCAAATAAACTGGCTAAGAAATTAACCAGCCTGTTACCGCCAACCCTCAATTGCTGCTATTTTGTCAATTCAGGTACCGAAGCCAACGAGGGCGCCCTGAAACTGGCGAAGCGCTTTACCGGAAGAACCGAAATTATTTCGTGCTACAAATCGTATCACGGCAGCACGCACGGCTCACTGAGTGTTTCGGGCAATGAGCAGAAAAAATACGCGTTCAGACCCCTGTTGCCCGATATACGGTTTATCCGCTTCAACGAAACGGATGATCTGAACATGATAACAGAACGAACCGCCTGTGTGATTATTGAAACCATTCAGGGCGATGCCGGAGTACGTATTCCATCGAAAACCTATTTGAAAGCCCTGCGTGAAAAATGCTCGGGCACCGGCACGCTGCTTATCATGGACGAGATCCAATGCGGTATGGGCCGCACGGGTACGCTGTTTGCCTTTGAACAATTTGGTGTGACACCGGATATACTCACCATTGGTAAAGCGTTCGGTGGCGGATTGCCCATCGGTGCATTTATTTCCGATAAAAGAATAATGCATACACTCACCCACAACCCGCCCCTGGGGCACATCACCACGTTTGGCGGCAACCCGGTGTGCTGCGCCTCGGCCCTGGCTACCCTTGAGGTTATCGAAGAAGAGAATCTGCTGGCCGGTGTGGAACGGAAAGGAAAACTTTTTGAAGAACTGCTGGTACACCCTTCGATTAAAGAAATCAGGCGGATTGGACTGATGTTTGCCATTGATTTTGACTCTCCCGAACGAGTCAACCGAATCGTACACCTGGCAAAAGAAAAAGGAATCATTTGTTATTGGTTCCTGTCGCACCCGCATAGTTTCCGCATCGCTCCACCGCTAACCATTACCGAAGAACAAATACGTGAATCATGTACCATACTTCTCGAATGCATAGAGCAAGCCTGA
- a CDS encoding serine hydrolase, which translates to MLTLLTCLSVSAQPIEEKIKQRVDYQETPGIVVGIFENEKVTYYAFGVANLETGVPVTSKTIFEIGSITKTFTTGLAALLSLQGKLKFSDKAQSYLPATMVLPEKNGKAVTLEHLATAHSGLPRMPMNFSPDDPANPYIDYRENDLTGFINHMELAREPGSQYEYSNLGMGLLGYILTRIENKPYGRLVHELILQPLTMTSTWVSGQHSEQPVATGYSGIQPVKAWTWDDQSVLTGAGGLVSTAEDMMKFLVANLRASNKKSILDNAFALTHQPRGEAGKMQIGYGWHIRDGEIVWHNGGTGGFRSFAGFSKAKNKAVVVLTNSNTGADDLGFHLLDSKYELKELKKPFVVAEEVLKSYVGRYELAPNFVITVTYEAGQLAIQATNQPKATVYAESETKFYLKVVNAQIEFVRDENQQISKLILYQNGAVMPGKRIN; encoded by the coding sequence ATGCTGACCCTACTTACCTGTCTTTCGGTAAGTGCACAACCAATCGAAGAAAAAATCAAACAGCGTGTTGATTATCAGGAAACCCCCGGTATTGTGGTTGGAATTTTTGAAAATGAAAAAGTTACTTATTATGCTTTCGGTGTCGCTAACCTTGAAACCGGAGTTCCTGTAACATCAAAAACAATTTTCGAAATCGGCTCAATTACAAAAACATTTACCACTGGATTGGCCGCGTTGCTTTCGCTTCAGGGAAAGCTGAAGTTCTCCGATAAAGCTCAAAGCTACCTTCCGGCCACGATGGTGCTGCCCGAAAAAAACGGCAAGGCCGTCACCCTGGAACACCTGGCCACGGCCCATTCCGGCTTACCCCGCATGCCCATGAATTTCAGCCCGGACGATCCGGCCAATCCGTACATTGACTACCGCGAGAACGATCTGACTGGTTTTATCAACCACATGGAACTGGCGCGCGAACCCGGCAGCCAATACGAGTACTCCAACCTGGGCATGGGGTTGCTTGGTTATATTTTAACACGAATAGAAAATAAACCGTATGGCCGGCTGGTCCATGAACTTATTCTGCAACCACTTACCATGACGAGCACCTGGGTTAGCGGGCAACACTCTGAACAACCTGTTGCTACCGGTTATTCCGGCATTCAGCCGGTAAAGGCCTGGACGTGGGACGACCAAAGTGTGCTGACAGGCGCAGGTGGGTTGGTTTCCACCGCTGAAGACATGATGAAATTTCTCGTAGCCAACCTGCGCGCTTCTAACAAAAAATCCATTCTTGATAATGCCTTTGCACTTACCCACCAGCCCAGGGGCGAGGCCGGTAAAATGCAGATCGGATACGGTTGGCACATTCGCGATGGAGAAATTGTTTGGCACAATGGCGGCACGGGTGGCTTTCGCTCGTTTGCCGGATTTTCCAAAGCAAAGAACAAAGCCGTTGTGGTGCTCACCAATTCAAACACCGGGGCCGATGACCTGGGCTTTCATCTGCTGGATAGTAAGTATGAACTGAAAGAACTTAAAAAACCGTTCGTGGTAGCCGAAGAAGTTTTAAAATCGTATGTCGGCCGTTATGAGCTGGCTCCGAATTTTGTGATTACAGTTACCTACGAAGCCGGCCAGCTTGCCATTCAGGCAACCAATCAACCGAAGGCAACAGTTTACGCTGAATCAGAAACAAAGTTTTATCTGAAAGTAGTTAATGCCCAGATTGAATTTGTGCGCGATGAAAACCAACAGATTTCAAAACTTATTTTATACCAGAACGGTGCAGTAATGCCGGGTAAACGGATTAACTAA
- the hslV gene encoding ATP-dependent protease subunit HslV yields the protein MKKIHSTTVIAVKHNGQVAIGADGQATMNNYVAKSNVKKIRKLMDGNVIAGFAGSTADAFTLLERFEEKLNSYGGNMKRAAIELAKDWRMDRYLRRLEAMLITISKEEVLILSGTGDVLEPDNEVAAIGSGAMYAQSAALALKKHAPSLTAEEIVRESLNIAADICIYTNHNVVVEKLS from the coding sequence ATGAAGAAGATCCACTCAACCACCGTTATAGCCGTAAAGCACAACGGCCAGGTAGCCATTGGCGCTGACGGCCAGGCTACCATGAATAACTATGTAGCCAAAAGCAATGTGAAGAAAATCCGTAAACTGATGGATGGCAACGTGATAGCCGGTTTTGCCGGTTCAACAGCCGATGCGTTTACTTTGCTTGAGCGATTTGAAGAAAAACTGAACAGCTATGGCGGCAACATGAAGCGTGCAGCCATTGAGCTGGCCAAAGACTGGCGCATGGATAGGTACCTGCGCAGGCTGGAGGCAATGCTGATTACCATCAGTAAAGAGGAGGTGCTGATTTTGTCTGGCACGGGCGATGTACTTGAACCGGATAACGAAGTAGCGGCTATCGGTTCGGGTGCCATGTATGCCCAATCGGCTGCCCTTGCTCTTAAAAAGCATGCCCCATCGTTAACTGCAGAGGAGATTGTACGGGAAAGCCTGAATATTGCTGCCGACATCTGCATTTACACAAACCACAATGTGGTTGTAGAAAAGCTTTCTTAG